The following are encoded in a window of Haliotis asinina isolate JCU_RB_2024 chromosome 14, JCU_Hal_asi_v2, whole genome shotgun sequence genomic DNA:
- the LOC137260782 gene encoding peroxisomal membrane protein PEX13-like — protein sequence MSMTQMIVSSYTGPPHTRYMSSSLGGSGMSMTQMIVSSYTGPPHTRYMSSSPGGSGMSMTQMIVSSYTGPPHTRYMSSSPGGSGMSMTQMIVSSYTGPPHTRYMSSSPGGSGMSMTQMIVSSYTGPPHTRYMSSSPGGSGMSMTQMIVSSYTGPPHTRYMSSSLGGSGMSMTQMIVSSYTGPPHTRYMSSSPGGSGMSMTQMIVSSYTGPPHTRYMSSSPGGSGMSMTQMIVSSYTGPPHTRYMSSSPGGSGMSMTQMARM from the coding sequence ATGTCGATGACCCAGATGATTGTTAGCTCCTATACCGGCCCTCCCCATACCAGATACATGTCCTCTAGTCTTGGTGGCAGTGGAATGTCGATGACCCAGATGATTGTTAGTTCCTATACCGGCCCTCCCCATACCAGATACATGTCCTCTAGTCCTGGTGGCAGTGGAATGTCGATGACCCAGATGATTGTTAGCTCCTATACCGGCCCTCCCCATACCAGATACATGTCCTCTAGTCCTGGTGGCAGTGGAATGTCGATGACCCAGATGATTGTTAGTTCCTATACCGGCCCTCCCCATACCAGATACATGTCCTCTAGTCCTGGTGGCAGTGGAATGTCGATGACCCAGATGATTGTTAGCTCCTATACCGGCCCTCCCCATACCAGATACATGTCCTCTAGTCCTGGTGGCAGTGGAATGTCGATGACCCAGATGATTGTTAGCTCCTATACCGGCCCTCCCCATACCAGATACATGTCCTCTAGTCTTGGTGGCAGTGGAATGTCGATGACCCAGATGATTGTTAGTTCCTATACCGGCCCTCCCCATACCAGATACATGTCCTCTAGTCCTGGTGGCAGTGGAATGTCGATGACCCAGATGATTGTTAGTTCCTATACCGGCCCTCCCCATACCAGATACATGTCCTCTAGTCCTGGTGGCAGTGGAATGTCGATGACCCAGATGATTGTTAGTTCCTATACCGGCCCTCCCCATACCAGATACATGTCCTCTAGTCCTGGTGGCAGTGGGATGTCGATGACCCAGATGGCCAGGATGTAG